CAGGACGTCTTTTTTGACGGTTTATCCGGATGATTTCTACGTTGAGGTCACCGTGGGTCCTGAGGTGGTCTCCCCTGTGTTAACGACGACGGAATTTAAGCTTCTTACTTATCTGGTCAGATATCCGCGAAAGGTCTGCTCCCGCGAAGAGCTGCTCAACGCCTGTCTGCCGGAAGGCGATACCCTCGACAGAACAGTAGATAGCCATATGAGCAAGCTGCGTAAAAAACTTGAGCTCGCAGGTCTTTATGGCGTTCCTGAGAGCATCAGGGGCATGGGTTACCGGCTTGGGGAGAAAAAATGAACAGAGAGTCTGTCCTGAGTCGTCAGATCTTAACGTATATGTTATTGCTGACGTTTACGATAATTGCCATTTCAATACTGGGCTCCTGGTTTTTTTACTCCTTTATTCTGGATCACCTCCCCGGCGGCGCTGCTGCGGGGGAAGACGAGCAGATGACCCTGTGGGACTGGGTGTGGATTGGGACCGCTACAATTATCAGTCTGGCATTTGCGATTTTTTTAACGATCAAACTCTCCGCGCGAATACTCACCCCGCTTAACGCGGTCGCGTCCAGCCTGAAAAAAATTTCGCAGGGCCAACTGGACGCCCGGGCTTATTGTGCCAGTTCAAGTCTGGGCGAGGTTAATCATCTTGTCTCGGATTTCAATGAAATGGCGGAGAAACTGCAGACGCTGGATATACAGCGGAAATCCTGGAATGCCGCCATTGCCCATGAACTCAGAACGCCGGTCACGATTTTACGCGGGCGACTTCAGGGGCTGGTAGACGGCGTTTTTAAACCGGAACCGGTACTTTTTAATAATCTTCTCAGGCAGACCGAAGGGTTAACCCGCCTGATTGAAGATCTTCGGGTTGTCAGTTCCGATGGCGGGGCGGGTTACACCTTGTCTAAATCCAGAACGGATCTCAAAAGTACAATACAGGACGCGCTTGATACGTTTATGCCCGAGTTTAAACGTAATCAATTTACCTTACAGATAGCGTTGAGGGAGCAGCGTTGTCTGTTCGATCCGATAAGGTTCAACCAGTGTCTGGCCGTTCTGTTTGACAACGCAATACATTATTCATCCTCGCGGACACTCATCGTGAAAAACGGCGTGTCTGATAAAGGCAATTATATTCTTATTCAGGATGACGGACCGGGTATCCCGGAGGAGTTCCATGATTTTTTATTTCAACCTTTTCAGCGAGATAATGGCGCAAGAGCGCTGAATCCTGAAGGATGTGGCTTAGGCTTATCGGTGGTAAAAGCCATTATGCTGGCCCATGGTGGGGATGTAACTTATACCTTATCAAAGCAAAACCACTCCATATTTAAACTGACCTGGCCCGATTCCTGAGTGCAGGCGGGAGGTTAGTTTCGCCTGCCCGCCAATAGTGGCAAATGCCATATAGCACCTAGTTTCGTATCCCATTCCAGTGGGGTAATTTTCAGTTTGCCACGCTTCGGACTCAAGGTTATTTCACTAAAGTAAATTTCATCTCTTTTTAGCATGAGGTCAATGCGGCAGTAGTCAATGCCATCAGCCAGCTCCTGAGCGGCAAGCAATGCCTGCCGGAACATTCCCGGTTCGCCTGGTTCAACCGGCGTATTAGGATATTCCATCTGGAAAGGTTGTAAATTCCAGTGTCGGTCGTAGACATTGATAAAATCTCTGCCGCTATCATCCGTAAAATCAGCTTCAACATAGTGTGCAACGCCGTGAAAACAGTGAATACGTAACATTTCCGGTGTGGTGTTCCTGTCCGCTTCATGGAAAAGATCGATATAGGGTTCGCACAGAATAAGAGGATTGATGTTTTTGTACTGCCATTCTCGCGTGGTGTAATACAAATTTTTCTTCAACGCGAGGTTCAGTTTCTTTCCCGCTTGCCTGTAGTTAAATCGCTCTCTGTTGTCACATATTATTGTGCTACCACTGTCATGATTGCATTTAAGAACAAATTTATTGGGCAGTTTAGAGAAATCAATATGAGAAAATTTGCTGTATACCCCGATTAATGGCACCGTCTTTACCCGTTGTGTTCTCGCGGCTACGTATTCCCGAACCGCGAGTTTATCGGCAAGCAGTGTGTAGAAATTATTATGGTCATAAACCAGTCGATGGCATATTTTTTCACTCAGCGTAGTAGGTGATTTTATATCAGGTTTTTTTTCTGATGTTTTTCTGAGCCTCACGGTATGAAAATGCAGATCTGTCATTAAAAAAGAACGGCTTTTTCTGATTAAATACTCGATGTATTTTAAAAAATAAGTAGTGCTGTTCATTTCTTCTCCTTAGCAAAGACCTGTTATTCTGGAGAAGAATTGTTGATTTAAATTGGTTTATATATGGAGCAGGGATGTAGACGCGGTTAAAAGGATTAAATAGCCAAAACCGACTATTTAATCCTTATCTTGCAGAACAATACTATTTAACCTGATACCTGGAATACGGATCCGCGTCCTTAACGGTCTTTTCTCCACGCATCTGCCTTCAGTGCTTCACCAAAATGCCCGGCGATCAGCCGTTTTGTCAGGTCATGCAGCGGGGAGGCCAGAACATCTGCCGTACTGCCGCGCTCGACAACCTCGCCCTGGTGCATCACCAGCACCTGATCGCTGATATGCTTCATCATCCCGAGATGCTGGGTGACGTAGATATAAGAGATACCCTGTTTTTCCTGCAATTCCAGCATCAGGTTAATTAACTGCGAACGCATCGACATATCCAGCGAGGCCAGCGCCTCGTCGGCGATGATCACTTTCGGGCGCAGAATTAAAGCGCGCGCAAGCCCGAGACGCTGTTTCTGGCCGGGCGCCAGCATGTGTGGGTAATAGCTTACGTGGTCAGGCAGCAGCCCCACCAGCCGTAAGGTTTCAACAATGCGTTTGCGCCGTGCTTCGGGTTCCAGATCGGTATTCAGGCGCAGCGGGAAATCCAGAATCTGCGAGATCCGCTGGCGCGGGTTGAGCGAGGTTGACGGGTCCTGGAATATCATGCGGATCCGCTGACTGCGAAAAGAGTAGTCGCCAAACGCCAGGGGGTGATCGTCAATCAGCACTTCACCGCCGGTCGGCTCAATCATCCCGGCGAGCATTTTCGCCAGCGTCGATTTCCCCGAACCGTTCTCACCGATGATCGCCAGCGTCTGTTTTTCACGCAGCGTAAAACTCAACGGCTTAACCGCCTCCACCGTCTGGCGGTGGAACAGCCCTGTCCGGTATCGAAAGGTCTTACTCAGGTTGCGAACTTCCAGCAAGGTTTCGACCATTTCACTCTCTCTCCATGTTCAGTGGGAAATGACAGGCGTAAAGGTGGTTTTTGGCGCCGGTGAGCCTTGGCGTTTCAATGCATTTGCGCTGAGCATAGGGACAACGCGGCCCCAGACGGCAACCTATCGGTAGGGATTCCAGTAAAGGAATGGCGCCGGGCAGGGTGTTAAGGCGGCTTTTATGCGGCATGGCGCTGCCAAAATCCGGTATCGCGCGGATCAGCGCCTGGGTATACGGATGGTGCGGAGTCGTTACCAGATCTTCGCTGAACGCGGTTTCTACCGTCTGCCCGCAGTACATCACGTCGATTTTATCCGCCCACTTGCTGAGCATCTGCAGGTCGTGGCTGATCAGCAAAATCGTGGTGTTGTTGTTCTGGTTAAGCCGGGTCAGCAGACGGAAAATTTGCGCCTGCGTGGTCGGCTCCATCGCGTTGGTCGGTTCATCAGCAATCAACAGACGCGGCTGATTTGCCAGGGCGATAGCAATCATCACCTTCTGACACTCGCCGTCGGTCAGTTCGTAAGGGAAACTGCGCATTGCATCTTTATGATCTTTTATCCCGACGCGGTGCAGCAGCTCAATGGCACGGCGTTTGCGCCAGCCAACCCGTTGCCACCACCGGCCTTTGTAGGTCCAGCCAGGGATATTCTGCATCAGTTGTTTGCCCACGCGCTCGGAAGGATCGAGACAGGATTGCGGCTCCTGAAAAATCATCGAAACGTTATGGCCCACCAGCTTGCGTCGCTCGCGAGGGGAGAGGCGTTGCAGATCGATATCGTCGAAGCGCATACGGTCAGCGGTGACGCGCCAGTTGTCCTTCGCCACGCCGCAAATGGCTTTTGCGATCAGGCTCTTGCCGGACCCCGATTCGCCCACCAGCCCGCGGATCTCGCCTTCACTCAGGGTGATGCTGACCCGGTCGACGGCTTTAACCCAGCCTTCGCTGGTCTTGAATTCGATGGTGAGGTTGCGGATATCAAGTAAAGGCATTATTCCACCCCCGCAATGATCGCCCGGCGGATCCCGTCGCCCAGCAGGTTGACGAGCAGAACGCTTATCATAATGGCCGCCCCCGGCAGCATGACCGTCCAGGGCGCAACGTAAATCAGCTCCAGCGCATCGCCGAGCATCGCTCCCCATTCCGGAGAGGGTAACTGCGCGCCGAGGTCGAGAAAGCCCAGCGCTGCGATGTCCAGAATCGCCATCGACAGCGCGCGCGTGATCTCTGTGACCAGGCCCGACGCGATGTTAGGCAGCACGGCGAACCACAAAATGTTGAGCGTCGTCGCGCCGTCCAGACGTGCGGCAACGACATACTCTTTCTCCAGTTCGTCATGCACCAGGCTGTAAACCGAACGTACCATGCGCGGCAGAATAGCCAGCCAGACGGCAAACATGGCATGCGTGAGATGCGGGCCGGCAAAAGCCACAACGATAATCGCCAGCAGCAACGACGGAATGGAGAGCAGGGTGTCAAGAATATGGTTCAGCACCGCGGATCGCAGTCCGCGTGTGGAACCGGCAAAAATGCCCAGCGCCAGACCGCAGATCGTCGCCGCAAAGGTCACCACAAATGCGCCGCCTACCGTTGGGGCCGCGCCGCTTAACAGGCGGCTTAATACGTCGCGCCCGAGATCGTCAGTGCCAAGGAAGAACGAGACTTCACCGTACCGTGACCACGATGGCGGCAGCAACTGATAGCCGAGGAACTGCTGATCGATACCATAAGGCGCAAACCACGAGCCTAATACGCACACCAATACCAGACCTGCACAACCGTACAGGCCGATCATTGCCGTGGTGTCACCATAGAATTTACGCCACACGGTACGTAGCGCACCGGGCGTGCGCTTTTCACTGTATACGCTATCGTAAGGCATACCATTCCTTATGCTTCAGCGGGTTGGCCATGGCACCCAAAATATCGGAAAGAACGTTAACAATAATCACCAGCGAGCCAATCACCATCACGCCTGCGGAGATCGCCGCATAGTCCTGCTGACGGATGGCGTTAATCATCCAGCGCCCCAGGCCCGGCCAGCTAAAGACCATCTCGGTGATCATCGCCAGCGTCAGCATGGTTGAGAATTGCAGCCCCAGACGGGGGATAACCGGCGGCAGGGCGTTGTGAAGAACGTGACGGCGCAGGATCGTCAGGCGAGAAAGCCCGCGCGTGGCGGCGGCTTTGACATAGTTTTGATCGAACACTTCAATGGTGCTGATGCGCATCAGGCGGATCACCTCGGTGGTTGGCGCAACGGCCAGCGTCAGGACCGGCAGCACCATATGACGCAGGGCACTCATGATCATCTCATGACGCCAGATCGAATCAGAAAGCCAGGCATCGACGATCGCAAAACCGCTCACCGTTTTGACCGTATAGAGCAGGTCAAAACGCCCGGAAACCGGCAGCCAGCCGAGCGTCAGGGAGAAAAACAGGGTGAGCAGGAGCGCGAGCCAAAAGACCGGGATAGAGAAGCCGAGCAGGGCGAGGGCGCTGATAAATTTGTCCTGCCATTTGTTGCGGTAGATCCCGGCCAGCATCCCTACCGGGATCCCGACCATCAGGGCGAAACCGAAGGCGAGGATGCACAGCTCCATCGTCGCCGGGAAGACCTCTTTCAGCTGTTCGGAAATCA
This region of Enterobacter cancerogenus genomic DNA includes:
- a CDS encoding ATP-binding protein, which produces MNRESVLSRQILTYMLLLTFTIIAISILGSWFFYSFILDHLPGGAAAGEDEQMTLWDWVWIGTATIISLAFAIFLTIKLSARILTPLNAVASSLKKISQGQLDARAYCASSSLGEVNHLVSDFNEMAEKLQTLDIQRKSWNAAIAHELRTPVTILRGRLQGLVDGVFKPEPVLFNNLLRQTEGLTRLIEDLRVVSSDGGAGYTLSKSRTDLKSTIQDALDTFMPEFKRNQFTLQIALREQRCLFDPIRFNQCLAVLFDNAIHYSSSRTLIVKNGVSDKGNYILIQDDGPGIPEEFHDFLFQPFQRDNGARALNPEGCGLGLSVVKAIMLAHGGDVTYTLSKQNHSIFKLTWPDS
- a CDS encoding ATP-grasp fold amidoligase family protein, with translation MNSTTYFLKYIEYLIRKSRSFLMTDLHFHTVRLRKTSEKKPDIKSPTTLSEKICHRLVYDHNNFYTLLADKLAVREYVAARTQRVKTVPLIGVYSKFSHIDFSKLPNKFVLKCNHDSGSTIICDNRERFNYRQAGKKLNLALKKNLYYTTREWQYKNINPLILCEPYIDLFHEADRNTTPEMLRIHCFHGVAHYVEADFTDDSGRDFINVYDRHWNLQPFQMEYPNTPVEPGEPGMFRQALLAAQELADGIDYCRIDLMLKRDEIYFSEITLSPKRGKLKITPLEWDTKLGAIWHLPLLAGRRN
- the sapF gene encoding peptide ABC transporter ATP-binding protein SapF — encoded protein: MVETLLEVRNLSKTFRYRTGLFHRQTVEAVKPLSFTLREKQTLAIIGENGSGKSTLAKMLAGMIEPTGGEVLIDDHPLAFGDYSFRSQRIRMIFQDPSTSLNPRQRISQILDFPLRLNTDLEPEARRKRIVETLRLVGLLPDHVSYYPHMLAPGQKQRLGLARALILRPKVIIADEALASLDMSMRSQLINLMLELQEKQGISYIYVTQHLGMMKHISDQVLVMHQGEVVERGSTADVLASPLHDLTKRLIAGHFGEALKADAWRKDR
- the sapD gene encoding peptide ABC transporter ATP-binding protein SapD produces the protein MPLLDIRNLTIEFKTSEGWVKAVDRVSITLSEGEIRGLVGESGSGKSLIAKAICGVAKDNWRVTADRMRFDDIDLQRLSPRERRKLVGHNVSMIFQEPQSCLDPSERVGKQLMQNIPGWTYKGRWWQRVGWRKRRAIELLHRVGIKDHKDAMRSFPYELTDGECQKVMIAIALANQPRLLIADEPTNAMEPTTQAQIFRLLTRLNQNNNTTILLISHDLQMLSKWADKIDVMYCGQTVETAFSEDLVTTPHHPYTQALIRAIPDFGSAMPHKSRLNTLPGAIPLLESLPIGCRLGPRCPYAQRKCIETPRLTGAKNHLYACHFPLNMERE
- the sapC gene encoding putrescine export ABC transporter permease SapC, which codes for MPYDSVYSEKRTPGALRTVWRKFYGDTTAMIGLYGCAGLVLVCVLGSWFAPYGIDQQFLGYQLLPPSWSRYGEVSFFLGTDDLGRDVLSRLLSGAAPTVGGAFVVTFAATICGLALGIFAGSTRGLRSAVLNHILDTLLSIPSLLLAIIVVAFAGPHLTHAMFAVWLAILPRMVRSVYSLVHDELEKEYVVAARLDGATTLNILWFAVLPNIASGLVTEITRALSMAILDIAALGFLDLGAQLPSPEWGAMLGDALELIYVAPWTVMLPGAAIMISVLLVNLLGDGIRRAIIAGVE
- the sapB gene encoding putrescine export ABC transporter permease SapB — encoded protein: MIIFTLRRLLLLLVTLFLLTFVGFSLSYFTPHAPLQGSSLWDAWLFWFNGLLHWDFGVSSINGQLISEQLKEVFPATMELCILAFGFALMVGIPVGMLAGIYRNKWQDKFISALALLGFSIPVFWLALLLTLFFSLTLGWLPVSGRFDLLYTVKTVSGFAIVDAWLSDSIWRHEMIMSALRHMVLPVLTLAVAPTTEVIRLMRISTIEVFDQNYVKAAATRGLSRLTILRRHVLHNALPPVIPRLGLQFSTMLTLAMITEMVFSWPGLGRWMINAIRQQDYAAISAGVMVIGSLVIIVNVLSDILGAMANPLKHKEWYALR